A genomic window from Chlamydiota bacterium includes:
- a CDS encoding GHKL domain-containing protein, whose product METKNRQIRRILIVEKMIMMPIKAALLFFSFLFFGSGSQDTTHLFSKSFLFYQAGLYLMANAIFFVVLTWAQARKWGDLSIKTAAFFLSIIDNLYLSFLIPLTGGLESPIYWFYTGLMIRNAINFPKIRVQGIINLAFCIFYAGAVYVGERETELFLQEIFYLRIIVLLLVSICCWGIYALIQQRVLKDEEEREFHLRREKIHAIRRLAGEIAHGLKNPLTIINNAAYYLEKHVTDELSDVKQHVTIIREEIHRSDRILSQIMDYSKWSNAKLTKLNINQVLDSAIHEIHPETTFPNIHIKKQYQKDLPFLFFDEGHLRQIFSNLIINAFEAIQEKGEGQGLITLTSSLDEENETLLVSVSDTGVGMDLPDVNKIYDPFFTTKEKGTGLGLSIVKNLIETYDGSVEVESKKERGSTFTIRLPIATKNQR is encoded by the coding sequence ATGGAAACTAAAAATCGTCAAATTCGAAGAATTTTGATTGTTGAAAAAATGATCATGATGCCGATCAAAGCGGCTCTTCTCTTCTTTTCTTTTCTCTTTTTTGGGTCTGGAAGTCAAGATACCACGCATCTTTTTTCAAAAAGTTTTTTGTTTTATCAAGCGGGCCTCTATTTAATGGCCAATGCCATTTTCTTTGTTGTTTTGACATGGGCTCAAGCTAGAAAATGGGGCGATTTATCAATTAAAACAGCCGCCTTTTTTCTTTCCATTATTGATAATCTTTATTTAAGTTTTTTAATTCCATTGACCGGAGGCCTTGAAAGTCCGATTTACTGGTTTTATACAGGATTGATGATTCGAAATGCCATTAATTTCCCTAAAATTCGAGTTCAAGGAATCATCAATCTTGCCTTTTGTATTTTTTATGCGGGAGCGGTTTATGTGGGGGAACGCGAAACAGAACTTTTCCTTCAAGAAATTTTTTACTTGAGAATCATTGTCTTACTCTTGGTTTCTATTTGCTGTTGGGGAATTTATGCGCTTATTCAACAGCGGGTGCTTAAAGATGAAGAAGAGAGAGAATTTCATTTAAGGCGGGAAAAAATTCATGCCATTCGGCGGTTGGCCGGAGAAATTGCTCATGGCCTTAAAAATCCTCTCACCATTATCAATAATGCGGCTTATTATCTCGAAAAGCATGTTACGGATGAATTATCGGATGTTAAGCAACATGTCACCATTATTCGAGAAGAAATTCACAGGTCCGATCGTATTTTGAGTCAAATCATGGATTATTCTAAATGGTCGAATGCAAAATTGACCAAATTAAATATTAATCAAGTACTGGATAGCGCGATCCATGAAATTCATCCTGAGACCACTTTCCCTAACATTCATATTAAGAAGCAGTATCAAAAAGATCTACCTTTCCTTTTTTTTGATGAAGGACATCTGAGGCAGATTTTTTCCAATTTGATCATCAATGCCTTCGAGGCTATTCAAGAAAAGGGAGAGGGACAGGGATTGATTACCCTTACTTCTTCTCTCGATGAAGAAAATGAAACACTTCTCGTTTCTGTTTCCGATACCGGAGTCGGGATGGATCTTCCTGATGTCAATAAGATTTACGATCCTTTTTTTACGACGAAGGAGAAAGGGACTGGACTTGGACTTTCTATTGTCAAAAA
- a CDS encoding phosphopantothenoylcysteine decarboxylase, which yields MRKSLPRILVTAGPTREYLDPTRFISNPSSGKMGYLIAEEAWRLGCSVLLISGPTSLKPLPVKTLHVVSAREMFKVLQANFRDCDVLMMTAAVSDFRPKSYSPHKIKKEGCSRIVELISNPDILAWAGNHKGKKMLVGFAAQTERLFENAREKMLGKNLDLIVANCVGFQDRGFEANKIEFLILEPSTMKVPTRLWTKKKLAKYLVRKMITFFSEK from the coding sequence ATGAGAAAAAGCCTTCCGCGTATTCTTGTCACCGCAGGCCCCACACGTGAGTATTTAGATCCAACCCGTTTTATCAGCAATCCCTCGAGTGGCAAAATGGGTTATCTCATTGCTGAAGAAGCTTGGAGATTGGGTTGTTCCGTTCTTTTGATTTCAGGCCCAACCTCTCTAAAACCTTTACCGGTTAAAACCCTTCATGTCGTTTCAGCCAGAGAAATGTTCAAAGTCCTTCAAGCAAATTTTCGAGATTGTGATGTCCTGATGATGACGGCAGCGGTTTCGGATTTTCGTCCGAAAAGTTATTCTCCCCATAAAATAAAAAAAGAAGGATGTTCTAGAATTGTAGAACTTATTTCTAATCCAGATATTTTAGCTTGGGCCGGAAATCATAAGGGGAAAAAAATGCTTGTGGGTTTTGCTGCCCAGACCGAACGTCTTTTTGAAAATGCTCGGGAAAAGATGCTCGGAAAAAATTTGGATTTAATAGTGGCTAATTGCGTAGGTTTTCAAGACCGTGGTTTTGAGGCTAATAAAATTGAATTTTTAATTCTTGAACCTTCAACCATGAAAGTTCCCACTCGATTATGGACAAAGAAAAAGTTAGCAAAATATTTAGTCCGTAAAATGATAACCTTCTTTTCTGAAAAATAA